The proteins below are encoded in one region of Paenisporosarcina cavernae:
- a CDS encoding tRNA (mnm(5)s(2)U34)-methyltransferase has translation MQTVIQFARNILEEIVLTGDTVIDATIGNGHDTLFLSTLVGQQGTVWGFDIQEKAIQETSSRLKDFTGDLHLIHNSHESIDSYIEGEVKAVMFNLGYLPGSDHETITRAPSTIQALKKSMQLLQKGGRITIVLYDGHDGGLEETNEVIKFCEQLNQREFHVLKYQFINQQNHPPFLLALEKR, from the coding sequence ATGCAAACAGTCATTCAATTTGCACGAAACATACTAGAAGAAATCGTTTTAACAGGGGACACGGTGATCGATGCAACGATCGGAAACGGACATGACACGCTGTTTCTATCGACACTTGTCGGCCAGCAAGGAACGGTTTGGGGCTTCGATATCCAAGAAAAAGCAATACAAGAGACATCATCGAGGTTAAAGGATTTTACTGGTGATTTGCATTTAATACACAATTCACATGAATCGATTGATTCCTACATAGAGGGTGAAGTGAAAGCTGTCATGTTTAATCTTGGCTATTTGCCTGGATCTGATCATGAAACGATTACTCGAGCTCCAAGCACGATTCAAGCATTAAAAAAGAGCATGCAATTATTGCAAAAAGGCGGAAGGATTACGATCGTATTATATGACGGACACGATGGTGGTTTGGAGGAAACAAACGAGGTCATAAAATTTTGTGAACAATTAAATCAACGAGAATTCCATGTTTTGAAGTATCAGTTCATTAACCAACAAAATCATCCTCCGTTTTTACTTGCTTTAGAAAAAAGATAA
- a CDS encoding amidohydrolase has protein sequence MKTLMHNGTIYTMNAEMEQVESILIEEGKILRTGSVKDLRELADHFFDLQGATVFPGFVDSHLHLIGHGDKIRYLDLSKFTSSKEMVEAISEAATEQNDSDWFVAEGWNENNFADRKILHRVELDEISTSPIVLRRICRHAMLVNSKVLELVGITKDTPDPEDGVIVRDQLGEPTGYLLDGAQNLVFQAIPEKSLDQLTLSVKAAVEDLVSKGFTGVHTEDMSYYGHYSRPFHAINTVVPEHLPFRINLLRHHAVFEEMMQDELIYPIGFVEGGAMKLFMDGALGGRTALLTEPYADDPSTQGVAIHSQEQLDELVTLARKHNEAVAVHAIGDLAMEMVVTAIEKNPPPKGKRDRLIHANVLYEALVKRIEQLPVVLDIQPSFVTSDFPWVIERLGEDRVEWAYAWKKLLTRGIACSGGSDSPIEEVDPLLAMYAAIARKLPGESHDGYLPEEGLTRFEAISLYTTGSAFATSQEDERGKIAEGYVADFTIFDRDLFTIELEDFTKATVLYTIVDGKIVYQHGGTSEVI, from the coding sequence ATGAAAACACTCATGCATAATGGCACTATTTATACTATGAATGCAGAAATGGAACAAGTGGAGTCTATTTTAATCGAAGAAGGTAAAATTCTACGAACTGGTTCCGTAAAAGACCTTAGGGAGCTTGCGGATCATTTTTTTGATTTGCAGGGAGCAACTGTATTTCCTGGATTTGTGGATAGTCATTTGCACTTAATAGGGCATGGGGATAAAATTCGGTACTTGGATCTATCAAAATTCACTTCATCGAAAGAAATGGTGGAGGCTATTTCAGAAGCTGCAACGGAACAAAATGACTCGGATTGGTTTGTAGCAGAAGGATGGAATGAAAACAATTTTGCTGATCGTAAAATACTGCATCGAGTAGAATTAGATGAAATTTCAACGTCTCCAATTGTGTTGCGACGCATTTGCCGACACGCCATGCTTGTGAATTCAAAAGTATTAGAGCTAGTTGGAATTACAAAAGACACCCCAGATCCGGAAGATGGGGTAATCGTTCGTGATCAATTAGGAGAACCAACAGGTTATCTTTTGGATGGAGCACAAAATTTAGTTTTTCAAGCGATTCCAGAGAAATCGTTGGATCAATTAACCCTTTCCGTGAAGGCAGCTGTGGAGGATCTAGTGTCAAAGGGTTTTACGGGAGTACATACAGAAGATATGAGTTATTACGGACATTATTCACGACCATTCCATGCAATTAACACTGTAGTTCCGGAACACCTTCCCTTTCGAATTAATTTGCTCCGGCATCATGCTGTGTTTGAAGAAATGATGCAAGATGAACTTATTTATCCAATAGGGTTTGTGGAAGGTGGAGCGATGAAGCTTTTCATGGATGGAGCACTAGGGGGCAGAACTGCATTACTAACAGAACCGTACGCCGACGATCCATCCACGCAAGGGGTCGCCATTCATTCGCAGGAACAATTAGACGAATTAGTAACACTTGCAAGAAAACACAATGAGGCGGTTGCGGTTCATGCGATTGGGGATTTAGCGATGGAAATGGTAGTGACTGCTATTGAGAAAAATCCTCCTCCAAAAGGAAAAAGAGATCGCTTAATTCATGCGAATGTCTTGTATGAAGCATTAGTAAAACGAATCGAGCAATTACCGGTGGTATTAGATATTCAACCAAGTTTTGTCACTTCTGATTTTCCGTGGGTGATTGAACGATTAGGGGAAGACCGTGTGGAATGGGCATACGCATGGAAAAAACTTTTAACTCGTGGAATTGCCTGTAGTGGTGGATCGGATTCTCCAATTGAAGAGGTAGATCCTTTGCTTGCTATGTATGCAGCAATCGCGAGAAAATTACCAGGCGAAAGTCATGATGGTTATTTACCAGAGGAAGGACTCACACGGTTCGAGGCGATTTCACTTTATACAACAGGAAGTGCATTTGCAACTAGCCAAGAAGATGAACGCGGAAAAATTGCAGAAGGTTACGTCGCAGACTTTACCATTTTTGATCGAGATTTATTCACGATAGAGCTTGAAGATTTCACGAAGGCAACTGTTTTATATACGATTGTGGATGGCAAAATCGTTTATCAACATGGTGGTACGTCTGAAGTGATATAA